GCCACGCGTCAGATAGTTCATGGTGAGGGTGGTCGCATACGTGGTGAGCTCCACCAACGTCGTCGCCTCGTGGCGCGTGTCGACGGACAGCTGCAGGCGCTCGGCCGTCTCGGCGATACTGTCGACCAGAGCCCGGATCACGGAGCGTCGGACCCCGGTCCAGTACTCGATCTTGTTGACGAGATCGGCATGGCGCTCGCGCACGAACTCGGCCGCCGGGCGCAGGCCCCGACGGCGGCCCCCTTTGCGCACGAAGAAGTCGGGAAGGTCATTCTCGAGCGCGACGTCCACCAGCGGCCGTTCCGCCTGGGTCGCGCGGAAGAAATCCTCCACCGTCATGTCCATCTCCTCCACGGTGATGTCCGTGGAGGCCAGGCGAACGGGCGGCTCGGTATCGGCGAGGGCCCGCGCGACCCGGTCCACGTATCGGAGCTTGCGCATGGCCGGCCAGCCCCGGTAGCGCTCGCGCCAGCGCGACCGCGGCGTCAGCCAAACGGCAAACGTCTCGGCGAAGTCCTCGTCGGGATGTTTCTGGGCGTACCAG
This is a stretch of genomic DNA from Candidatus Methylomirabilota bacterium. It encodes these proteins:
- a CDS encoding putative zinc-binding metallopeptidase, translating into MRTFEAAPPDARALLPQRINQLGLKLEGSPVERYVKMLHAELERKGLRRFRPHAYLTDEWGCPDGEPIIGIPFYLADPKLARLEKEIDDLEDEREILMYLRHEAGHAFNYAYRLYETPQWRELFGPFTRPYRERYRPVPFHRNFVRHLEGWYAQKHPDEDFAETFAVWLTPRSRWRERYRGWPAMRKLRYVDRVARALADTEPPVRLASTDITVEEMDMTVEDFFRATQAERPLVDVALENDLPDFFVRKGGRRRGLRPAAEFVRERHADLVNKIEYWTGVRRSVIRALVDSIAETAERLQLSVDTRHEATTLVELTTYATTLTMNYLTRGGFTPRARPRSLRSRGVRPGVPAGG